A genomic stretch from Armatimonadota bacterium includes:
- a CDS encoding pyruvate ferredoxin oxidoreductase (catalyzes the formation of acetyl-CoA from pyruvate and coenzyme A), whose product MANLKEMSKKGEFLSGGHRACAGCTFPQIIRQVLAATDTPVVVGAATGCMEVTTTIFPYTAWRVPFIHSAFENAAATISGVEAAYRSLKRQGKYDRDVRFITFGGDGGTYDIGLQSLSGAMERGHRMLYICYNNEAYMNTGIQRSSATPISAHTTTSPTGSASTGKKQYSKDLTAILVAHNVPYVAQASPSNWNDLATKVQKALATDGPSFINVLMPCRLGWAFEPQEAMQIGRDAISSCYWPLFEVVDGKYRITLTPKEKMPAADFMKKLTKFRHLFQPGNEALVEAMQGEIDRRWEKLQALAAME is encoded by the coding sequence ATGGCGAATCTCAAGGAAATGTCGAAAAAGGGAGAGTTCCTGTCCGGCGGTCACCGGGCCTGCGCGGGATGCACTTTCCCTCAGATAATCAGGCAGGTGCTCGCGGCGACGGATACGCCGGTCGTGGTCGGCGCGGCAACGGGGTGCATGGAAGTCACGACCACCATATTCCCCTACACCGCATGGAGAGTGCCGTTCATACACAGCGCGTTCGAGAACGCTGCGGCGACGATCAGCGGGGTCGAGGCCGCGTACCGATCGCTGAAGAGGCAGGGCAAGTACGACCGGGACGTCCGGTTCATAACGTTCGGCGGCGACGGAGGCACTTACGACATCGGTCTGCAGTCTCTATCGGGAGCGATGGAGCGCGGTCACCGCATGCTCTACATCTGCTACAACAACGAAGCCTATATGAACACCGGCATCCAGCGCTCGAGTGCGACCCCCATAAGCGCTCATACGACGACGTCGCCGACCGGGTCGGCTTCCACCGGCAAGAAGCAGTACAGCAAGGACCTGACGGCGATCCTGGTGGCGCACAATGTGCCTTACGTAGCGCAGGCGTCGCCCAGCAACTGGAACGATCTGGCGACCAAGGTCCAGAAAGCGCTGGCGACCGACGGGCCGAGCTTCATCAACGTGCTGATGCCGTGCCGCCTCGGATGGGCGTTCGAGCCGCAGGAAGCGATGCAGATTGGCCGCGACGCGATCAGTTCGTGCTACTGGCCGCTCTTCGAGGTCGTGGACGGCAAGTACAGGATCACCCTCACCCCGAAGGAGAAGATGCCTGCCGCGGACTTCATGAAGAAGCTGACGAAGTTCCGGCACCTGTTCCAACCGGGCAATGAAGCTCTGGTCGAGGCTATGCAGGGAGAGATTGACAGGCGCTGGGAGAAGCTCCAGGCGCTTGCGGCGATGGAGTAA
- the porA gene encoding pyruvate ferredoxin oxidoreductase translates to MKQINPDVCAAYPITPATEVMQIFAQYAADGQVKTELVTVESEHSAMSATIGAAAAGARSMTATSSQGLALMWEMLYIASGLRLPIVMPMVNRALSAPINIHCDHSDSMGARDAGWIHIFCENAQEVYDSTIQAIRISEHSDVLLPSMVNYDGFIISHAMEPVDTYSDEEVQKFIGPYKPPYALLDVDNPITVGAIDLTDYYFEHKRSQVEPTFHACKIIEEVGAEFGKVFGRKYGLFEEYKLEDAEIAIVVLGSTAGTAKVVIDQLRAKGVKAGMLKLRIFRPFPHKQIAEALSGVKVLAVLDRSEGMASMGGPVFAEIRSALYDCDKRPITLNYVYGLGGRDITLEHINSVYGDLQRLAAEGKPTVDSISDLVTYLGVRE, encoded by the coding sequence ATGAAGCAGATAAACCCTGACGTCTGCGCCGCGTATCCGATCACGCCTGCGACCGAGGTCATGCAGATCTTCGCGCAGTATGCGGCGGACGGGCAGGTTAAGACCGAACTGGTCACCGTCGAGAGCGAGCATAGCGCGATGAGCGCGACCATCGGGGCCGCCGCCGCGGGCGCGCGCTCAATGACGGCAACGTCATCGCAGGGACTGGCCCTGATGTGGGAGATGCTCTACATTGCATCGGGCCTCCGGCTGCCGATCGTGATGCCGATGGTCAACCGGGCGCTTAGCGCGCCGATCAACATTCACTGCGACCACAGCGATTCAATGGGAGCGCGCGACGCGGGATGGATCCACATCTTCTGCGAGAACGCGCAGGAAGTATACGACAGCACCATTCAGGCGATCCGCATCTCGGAACACTCCGACGTCCTGCTTCCTTCGATGGTGAACTACGACGGATTCATCATCAGCCACGCGATGGAGCCGGTGGACACCTATTCCGACGAGGAAGTTCAGAAGTTCATCGGCCCGTACAAGCCGCCCTACGCTCTGCTCGACGTGGACAATCCGATCACCGTCGGCGCGATTGACCTGACCGACTACTACTTCGAGCACAAGCGCTCGCAGGTGGAACCGACGTTCCACGCCTGCAAGATCATCGAAGAAGTCGGCGCGGAGTTCGGCAAGGTGTTCGGAAGGAAGTACGGCCTCTTCGAGGAGTACAAGCTCGAAGACGCGGAGATCGCCATCGTGGTGCTCGGCTCGACCGCCGGCACTGCCAAGGTTGTGATTGACCAGCTCAGGGCAAAAGGCGTCAAGGCGGGCATGCTCAAACTGCGCATCTTCCGCCCGTTCCCTCACAAGCAGATCGCGGAAGCGCTGAGCGGTGTGAAGGTGTTGGCGGTCCTCGACCGCTCCGAGGGCATGGCGAGCATGGGCGGACCGGTCTTTGCCGAGATTCGATCGGCGCTCTATGACTGCGATAAGCGCCCCATAACGTTGAACTACGTGTACGGCCTCGGCGGCCGGGACATCACCCTGGAGCACATCAACAGCGTCTACGGCGACCTGCAGAGACTGGCCGCGGAGGGCAAGCCCACCGTGGATTCCATCAGCGACCTGGTCACCTACCTGGGCGTGAGGGAGTAA
- a CDS encoding 2-oxoacid:acceptor oxidoreductase family protein, whose amino-acid sequence MANMMEIRWHGRGGQGAKTAALLVGDAVLAQGKYMQAFPEYGPERMGAPVQSFNRISDEPITLHCHVTNPSVVVVLDPTLIGATDITAGLPDDGVIIINTDQSASSFSKKLGITNGQKVYTVDASKIARETIGRDIPNTPMLGALVSVTKILDFDAMLEDTKHKLEKKFRSKPGIVEGNVKAIQRAAEEVKSD is encoded by the coding sequence ATGGCGAATATGATGGAAATCCGCTGGCACGGACGCGGCGGGCAGGGAGCCAAGACGGCCGCCCTGCTCGTCGGCGATGCCGTGCTGGCGCAGGGAAAGTACATGCAGGCTTTCCCGGAGTACGGTCCGGAGAGGATGGGGGCGCCCGTCCAGTCGTTCAACCGGATCAGCGACGAGCCGATCACCCTGCACTGCCACGTGACGAACCCGTCCGTGGTGGTAGTGCTCGACCCGACGCTCATCGGGGCGACCGACATTACGGCCGGACTGCCGGATGATGGCGTCATCATCATCAACACCGATCAGTCTGCATCCAGTTTCAGCAAGAAGCTGGGAATAACGAACGGCCAGAAAGTCTACACCGTTGACGCTTCCAAGATCGCGCGGGAGACAATCGGGCGAGACATCCCGAATACGCCGATGCTCGGAGCGCTCGTAAGTGTGACCAAGATACTGGATTTCGACGCGATGCTGGAAGACACCAAGCACAAGCTGGAGAAGAAGTTCCGATCGAAGCCCGGAATCGTCGAGGGAAACGTCAAGGCGATCCAGCGGGCCGCGGAGGAGGTAAAATCAGATTGA
- the recR gene encoding recombination protein RecR codes for MHYAKPLAKLVGALERLPGIGPKSAQRMAFHILRAPAEEARELAEAIAEVKDKIVQCRICFNLTDQEVCDLCTSEKRDHDTICVVAEPRDVIAMEKTNEYRGTYHVLQGVISPMDGVTPEMLRIRELQQRVAENPGAEVILATNPTIEGDTTAMYLAGILKPLGVKVTRIAHGMPVGGDLDYADQATLIKALEWRREM; via the coding sequence ATGCACTACGCGAAGCCGCTGGCCAAGTTGGTGGGCGCCTTGGAGAGACTGCCGGGGATCGGGCCGAAATCCGCTCAGCGGATGGCCTTCCACATTCTCCGCGCGCCTGCCGAAGAGGCTCGCGAGCTCGCGGAGGCGATCGCCGAGGTCAAAGACAAGATAGTGCAGTGCAGGATCTGCTTCAACCTCACGGACCAGGAGGTCTGCGACCTCTGCACCAGCGAGAAGAGAGACCATGACACGATCTGCGTGGTGGCCGAGCCGCGCGACGTGATCGCCATGGAGAAGACAAACGAGTACCGCGGGACCTACCACGTGCTTCAGGGCGTCATCTCCCCGATGGACGGGGTAACTCCAGAAATGCTGCGCATCCGGGAGCTCCAGCAGCGGGTGGCGGAGAACCCCGGTGCGGAGGTCATCCTGGCGACGAACCCGACGATCGAGGGCGACACGACGGCGATGTACCTTGCAGGTATTTTGAAGCCACTCGGCGTAAAGGTAACCAGGATCGCCCACGGAATGCCTGTGGGCGGCGACCTCGATTACGCTGACCAGGCAACGCTCATCAAGGCGCTCGAGTGGCGCCGCGAGATGTAA
- a CDS encoding YbaB/EbfC family nucleoid-associated protein: MNNPLGNLGNLGGLMKQVKKMQEDMQRVQAELDSARITASSGGGMVSATVTGKSELVEVKIDPQVVDPDDVEMLEDLVTSAIREAQETASKQQADRMQEITGGMGIPPGLI, translated from the coding sequence ATGAACAACCCTTTGGGCAATCTCGGCAACCTGGGTGGGCTGATGAAGCAGGTCAAGAAGATGCAGGAGGACATGCAGCGAGTCCAGGCGGAGCTGGATTCGGCGCGGATTACCGCCTCATCCGGCGGCGGCATGGTCAGCGCAACCGTCACGGGCAAGAGCGAGTTGGTCGAGGTCAAGATAGACCCCCAGGTCGTCGACCCGGACGACGTGGAGATGCTGGAGGACCTCGTCACCAGCGCGATCCGAGAGGCGCAGGAGACGGCGTCGAAACAGCAGGCCGACCGCATGCAGGAGATCACGGGAGGCATGGGAATCCCGCCCGGGCTGATCTGA
- the dnaX gene encoding DNA polymerase III subunit gamma/tau, translating to MSHIALYRKYRSRTFNDVIGQEHITRTLQNAIRQGKISHAYLFCGTRGTGKTTTARLLAKALNCEKGPTDEPCNECQACLSITDGSAVDIMEMDAASHRGIDDIRDIRENVKFPPMALRYKVFIIDEAHQLTREGKDAFLKTLEEPPAHAVFILATTEPHNIPITIRSRCQQFDFRRGSLSDIRSRMKFVCEAEGIEADDEALDIIAMDADGSYRDSLSLLEQVLSYSEGRLTPNDVYMVLGTVTQDFLFRMGDMIADGDEAGAFEAAREAAESGKDLRQLMRSMADHFRNLMYASVTSGKESRAFGEDVLTRLREQVEKLDKSRLLALIELFSDAEQKARFAERHKLLLEMALLRAIETATGSPPASAQPAQSRTPVPRPTAPIKPAPKPKPAEQPTMTVDRPKEPAGDRKMPDFDAIRRKWNVVLQTMKAISVPAHALVSEAIPADIRNGSLVLQFKHVAHCEILQSEPNKAKQRAVQTAIERVFGYANMGIICEPARHEAPEPEPEPEPEFGTPELPGASDDSALQDVLDIFNGKIVDD from the coding sequence ATGTCGCATATCGCACTCTATAGGAAATACCGCTCGCGGACCTTCAACGACGTGATCGGCCAGGAGCACATCACCCGAACGCTCCAGAACGCCATCCGCCAGGGAAAGATCAGCCACGCCTACCTTTTCTGCGGTACGCGCGGCACGGGCAAGACCACCACGGCCAGGCTTCTGGCGAAGGCGCTGAACTGCGAGAAAGGCCCGACCGACGAGCCGTGCAACGAGTGCCAAGCGTGCCTCAGCATCACCGACGGCAGCGCGGTGGACATCATGGAGATGGACGCCGCCTCCCATAGAGGGATTGACGACATCCGCGATATCAGGGAAAACGTGAAGTTCCCCCCGATGGCCCTGCGGTACAAGGTTTTCATCATAGACGAGGCGCACCAGCTCACCAGGGAGGGCAAGGACGCGTTCCTCAAGACGTTGGAGGAACCTCCCGCTCACGCGGTCTTCATTCTCGCGACGACCGAGCCGCACAACATCCCTATCACGATTCGGTCGAGATGCCAGCAGTTCGACTTCCGGCGCGGTTCGCTCTCGGACATTCGATCTCGAATGAAGTTCGTATGCGAGGCCGAAGGAATAGAGGCCGACGACGAGGCCCTCGACATCATCGCCATGGACGCAGACGGGTCGTACCGCGACTCGCTGAGCCTCCTGGAGCAGGTGCTATCCTACAGCGAGGGAAGGCTCACTCCGAATGATGTGTACATGGTGCTGGGCACAGTCACGCAGGACTTCCTGTTCCGGATGGGCGACATGATCGCCGACGGGGATGAGGCGGGCGCATTTGAAGCTGCGAGAGAGGCCGCCGAGTCGGGCAAGGACCTGCGCCAGCTCATGCGCTCGATGGCCGATCATTTCCGCAACCTGATGTACGCATCGGTAACTAGCGGGAAGGAATCGCGCGCGTTCGGCGAGGACGTCCTGACCCGCCTGCGCGAGCAGGTTGAGAAGCTCGACAAGTCGCGGCTCCTCGCCCTGATCGAGCTCTTCTCGGACGCTGAGCAGAAAGCACGTTTCGCCGAGAGACACAAACTGCTTCTCGAGATGGCGCTGCTCAGGGCGATCGAAACGGCGACCGGCTCGCCGCCTGCTTCCGCACAGCCGGCACAGTCGCGGACCCCGGTGCCCAGGCCGACCGCTCCAATCAAACCGGCGCCGAAGCCAAAGCCCGCCGAGCAGCCGACGATGACCGTGGACCGGCCGAAGGAGCCTGCCGGCGACCGGAAGATGCCGGATTTCGACGCGATCAGGCGCAAGTGGAACGTCGTCCTGCAGACCATGAAGGCGATCAGCGTTCCGGCGCACGCGCTTGTATCGGAAGCGATCCCGGCGGACATCAGGAATGGATCGCTGGTACTGCAGTTCAAGCACGTGGCCCACTGCGAGATACTCCAGTCCGAGCCCAACAAGGCGAAACAGAGAGCAGTCCAGACCGCGATCGAGCGGGTATTCGGCTACGCGAACATGGGCATCATCTGCGAACCAGCCCGTCACGAAGCCCCAGAGCCCGAACCTGAACCGGAACCCGAGTTCGGGACGCCCGAGCTGCCGGGGGCATCGGACGATAGCGCCCTGCAGGACGTGCTGGACATCTTCAACGGGAAGATAGTCGACGACTAG
- a CDS encoding ABC transporter permease: MNILVIAKATFGEAVRKKVLNIFLLCALALIVFSVSFAYFSAREELTIIKSLGLGVIALAGMFISVVLGINLIPAEIEKRTIYTILAKPVKRHEFLLGKFLGGTLTMLVNLALMTFVFMLTVTYKNHWSPEWDLLKGSMMIFFQLFLLGSVAIFFSIFTTPAVNFFMTSAVYIIGSLSDVTMSLMRDKEQNFVVTWFFKLVHYLVPNFANFFTQNPLIHEGVAIKNEAVYYAQNILYALIYASVLMMIAILVFDRREV; encoded by the coding sequence GTGAACATACTCGTGATAGCCAAAGCGACGTTCGGCGAGGCCGTCAGGAAGAAGGTGCTGAACATCTTCCTGCTCTGCGCCCTGGCGCTCATCGTCTTCTCGGTGTCGTTCGCGTATTTCAGCGCCAGGGAGGAACTGACGATCATCAAGAGCCTGGGGCTGGGCGTGATCGCGCTCGCCGGGATGTTCATCAGCGTCGTGCTGGGGATCAACCTCATACCGGCCGAGATCGAGAAGCGCACGATCTACACCATACTGGCTAAACCGGTCAAGCGGCACGAGTTCCTGCTCGGCAAGTTCCTCGGCGGCACGCTCACGATGTTGGTGAACCTGGCGCTGATGACGTTCGTCTTCATGCTGACCGTCACCTACAAGAACCACTGGTCGCCGGAGTGGGACCTCCTCAAGGGCAGCATGATGATCTTCTTCCAGTTGTTCCTGCTGGGTTCGGTGGCTATATTCTTCTCTATATTCACGACACCCGCGGTCAACTTCTTTATGACGTCGGCCGTGTACATCATCGGCAGCCTCTCGGACGTGACGATGTCGCTCATGCGAGACAAGGAACAGAACTTCGTCGTGACCTGGTTCTTCAAGCTCGTCCACTACCTGGTGCCGAACTTTGCGAACTTCTTCACGCAGAATCCGCTGATACACGAGGGAGTAGCCATCAAGAATGAGGCGGTCTACTACGCGCAGAACATCCTGTACGCCCTGATATACGCCTCGGTGCTGATGATGATCGCCATCCTGGTGTTCGACAGACGGGAAGTATGA
- a CDS encoding ABC transporter ATP-binding protein, giving the protein MGTAIEIEGLTKTFRLLMHKEPVKAVDHLDLEVQEGEIFGFLGPNGAGKTTTIKMLLGIMFPSGGSAKILGRPAGDIETKRQISYLPESPYFYEHLSGEELLHFYGRLFGLRDPALHGRAEELLKTVGLYADRRKPLSQYSKGMLQRIGLAQALINDPKLLIFDEPTSGLDPIAHMDVRDLILSLKAQGKTVFLSSHQLSDVEMVCDRVSILNRGKLLKVGRLTELLAGAKVEITVTGLDDTAVQKLQACCASLEYRSDSIVILQPEGPTVNETIDAVRSANGHIVSVIPIKRTLEDLFVEVVREGNRQ; this is encoded by the coding sequence ATGGGAACTGCAATAGAGATTGAAGGGCTGACAAAGACCTTCCGCCTGCTGATGCACAAGGAGCCGGTCAAGGCCGTTGACCATCTGGACCTCGAAGTGCAGGAGGGAGAGATCTTCGGCTTCCTCGGCCCGAACGGCGCCGGCAAGACAACTACCATCAAGATGCTGCTGGGGATCATGTTCCCATCGGGCGGCTCGGCGAAGATTCTCGGGCGTCCCGCAGGCGACATCGAAACCAAGAGGCAGATCAGCTACCTTCCCGAGAGTCCCTATTTCTACGAGCACCTGTCCGGAGAGGAACTTCTTCACTTCTACGGGCGGCTCTTCGGTCTGCGCGATCCGGCGCTTCACGGCAGGGCCGAGGAACTCCTGAAGACGGTGGGGCTGTATGCCGACCGGCGCAAACCGCTGAGCCAGTACTCCAAGGGAATGCTCCAGAGGATCGGCTTGGCGCAAGCGCTGATCAACGACCCGAAGCTGTTGATTTTCGACGAGCCGACATCGGGCCTCGACCCCATCGCCCACATGGACGTGCGCGACCTGATATTGAGCCTGAAGGCCCAGGGCAAGACGGTCTTCCTGAGCTCGCACCAACTCTCCGACGTCGAGATGGTCTGCGATCGCGTCTCGATACTGAACCGGGGCAAACTGCTGAAGGTCGGCAGACTCACGGAACTGCTTGCCGGGGCAAAGGTGGAGATCACGGTGACTGGACTCGATGATACTGCCGTGCAGAAGCTGCAGGCGTGCTGCGCGAGCTTGGAATACCGAAGCGACAGCATCGTCATACTGCAACCGGAAGGGCCGACGGTTAACGAGACGATAGACGCAGTCAGGTCCGCCAACGGACACATCGTCTCCGTCATCCCGATCAAGCGAACGCTGGAGGACCTGTTCGTCGAGGTCGTCCGGGAGGGTAACAGGCAGTGA
- a CDS encoding DNA translocase FtsK 4TM domain-containing protein: MARTRKQPAPDPLIQDIVAVGLITLGIVLLVGIIAPNSGAFPRFVGALLRSVVGLGAFIVPALFVFVGAILLAGSQRTTTANAIVGFAILFVAFISGCQFIHTPNLREFVSGETMPILDIHRGGGYLGLSIAYVLERVFGRVCSYVLLTGAMIVAMILITGVPFMAFVAPVLGLFQGRDEKTSRRKVAGLDERKARRLASAEEDNTPRAEPLSILKRRLLGGAEDEQTRGDILVKIPKPGPPSRPAPRQPAAHSGSEFVLPPVTLLSEPPPPPKRIESELKYKIEIIERTLEEFKIEADVVEIAHGPTVTRYEIQLAPGIKVNKIVSLADNLAMALAAIDVRVEAPIPGKSAIGVEVPNSNPAIVALREVIDTEQFWNAPTKLTFALGKDVSGEPKYADLTKMPHMLIAGATNAGKSVCLNSLIASLLFRATPREVKFILIDPKRVELSLFDGIPHLASPVVKDARQAAGILRSSLKEMEHRYDLFVKVGARNFDSYNAKVKPEQRMPYLVIVVDELADLMMQAAPEVEFCICRLAQLARATGIHLVIATQRPSVDVITGTIKANISSRISFAVTSHIDSRTILDGNGAERLIGRGDMLFKPIDASKPTRIQGCWISEKETEDLVKYLKDQETPDYTIEAVQIGDGTKGAVGQEDVMADEIYEPAVRLVVSNGYASTSMIQRKFRIGYTRAARLVDAMEDQGLVGPPDGAKPREVLIGIDELDRLFGTPMFGEPLDDVEPDDDYVESDDEEREDD, from the coding sequence ATGGCGAGAACGCGTAAGCAGCCGGCCCCCGACCCTCTGATTCAGGATATCGTCGCCGTTGGGCTGATCACCCTGGGAATCGTGTTGCTGGTGGGAATAATAGCCCCGAACAGCGGCGCGTTTCCGAGGTTCGTCGGCGCGCTGCTTCGAAGCGTGGTGGGCCTCGGCGCGTTTATCGTGCCGGCCCTCTTCGTCTTTGTGGGCGCCATACTTCTGGCCGGTTCGCAGAGGACGACAACCGCCAACGCGATAGTCGGGTTCGCGATCCTGTTCGTTGCTTTTATCAGCGGTTGCCAGTTCATTCATACGCCGAACCTGCGCGAGTTTGTCAGCGGGGAGACGATGCCGATTCTCGACATCCATCGAGGCGGCGGATACCTCGGCCTCTCGATCGCCTATGTCTTGGAACGTGTCTTCGGGCGAGTCTGCAGTTACGTCCTGCTGACCGGTGCGATGATCGTTGCGATGATCCTTATCACCGGCGTGCCGTTCATGGCGTTTGTCGCTCCAGTGCTCGGCCTCTTCCAGGGGCGCGACGAGAAGACCTCCAGGCGCAAGGTCGCCGGGCTCGATGAGAGAAAGGCCCGCAGACTCGCCTCAGCCGAGGAAGACAATACCCCACGCGCCGAGCCGCTCAGCATCCTGAAACGCAGACTGCTCGGCGGCGCGGAGGACGAGCAGACGAGGGGCGACATCCTCGTCAAGATCCCGAAGCCCGGTCCTCCGTCGAGGCCTGCGCCGAGACAGCCGGCCGCGCATTCGGGTTCGGAGTTCGTCCTTCCGCCGGTGACGCTTCTGTCCGAGCCGCCGCCGCCGCCGAAGCGGATCGAGTCCGAACTGAAGTACAAGATTGAGATCATCGAGCGGACGCTCGAGGAGTTCAAGATAGAGGCCGATGTGGTCGAGATCGCCCACGGCCCGACGGTTACGCGCTACGAGATTCAGCTTGCTCCGGGAATCAAGGTCAACAAGATCGTGAGCCTAGCCGACAACCTGGCGATGGCTCTCGCGGCGATTGACGTCCGTGTCGAGGCCCCGATTCCCGGCAAGTCGGCGATAGGCGTCGAGGTCCCGAACAGCAACCCGGCGATCGTCGCCCTGCGCGAGGTCATAGACACGGAGCAGTTCTGGAACGCGCCGACGAAGCTCACTTTCGCGCTCGGAAAGGACGTATCGGGCGAGCCGAAATATGCCGACCTGACGAAAATGCCGCACATGTTGATCGCCGGCGCTACGAACGCGGGGAAGAGCGTATGCCTGAACTCGCTGATCGCCAGCCTGCTCTTCCGGGCGACTCCGCGAGAGGTGAAGTTCATACTGATTGATCCCAAGCGCGTCGAGCTGAGTCTCTTCGACGGCATACCGCATCTCGCCTCGCCGGTCGTGAAGGACGCGAGGCAGGCGGCGGGAATCCTGCGTTCGTCGCTCAAGGAGATGGAGCATCGGTACGATCTGTTCGTCAAGGTCGGCGCAAGGAACTTTGACAGCTATAATGCGAAGGTGAAGCCCGAGCAGAGGATGCCCTACCTGGTGATCGTCGTTGACGAGTTGGCCGACCTCATGATGCAGGCCGCTCCCGAGGTGGAGTTCTGCATCTGCAGACTGGCCCAGTTGGCCAGGGCGACCGGCATCCACCTGGTGATCGCGACCCAGCGGCCGTCGGTGGACGTGATTACCGGAACGATCAAGGCGAATATCTCGTCGCGAATATCGTTCGCGGTTACTTCGCACATAGACAGCCGCACAATACTCGACGGCAACGGCGCCGAGAGGTTGATCGGCCGGGGCGACATGCTCTTCAAGCCGATAGACGCCAGCAAGCCGACCAGAATCCAGGGATGCTGGATCAGCGAGAAGGAGACCGAGGACCTCGTCAAGTACCTGAAGGACCAGGAGACGCCGGACTATACCATCGAGGCCGTTCAGATCGGCGATGGCACTAAGGGTGCCGTCGGCCAGGAAGACGTTATGGCCGACGAGATCTATGAGCCGGCAGTCAGGTTGGTGGTCTCCAACGGGTATGCGTCCACCTCGATGATCCAGCGGAAGTTCCGGATCGGATACACCCGCGCGGCGCGATTGGTTGACGCGATGGAAGATCAGGGTCTCGTCGGCCCGCCCGACGGGGCGAAGCCGCGAGAGGTGCTGATCGGCATAGACGAACTCGATCGCCTGTTCGGTACCCCGATGTTCGGTGAGCCTCTGGACGACGTCGAGCCGGATGACGACTATGTCGAGTCGGACGACGAGGAGCGAGAGGACGATTGA
- the rimO gene encoding 30S ribosomal protein S12 methylthiotransferase RimO, protein MARVGLISLGCPKNTVDSEEILGEVASAGHVIESDASSADVLIVNTCGFIQSAKEESVDAVLDAVRLKQDGVCRSVIVTGCLAQRYGAALSEEIPEADAFVGLGRAGEICSIIERTLGGDRVLRLDRRDAWWTESRGRVLSTAPWTAYLRIADGCDNRCSYCAIPDIRGGFASRPEERVLEEARALADQGVRELVLVAQDVTRYGLDAHGRLTLPGLLDRLSGVDGVDWIRLLYLYPSRVTDELIETIAGNEKVCKYVDIPLQHCAESVLRAMNRPGSRTDYGELIARIRDAYPDVALRTTFIVGFPGETEADFEELADFVAEMRFDRMGAFRYSIEDGTPAADMPARIPARVAEIRLRRLMTLQQGISLESNRRLVGSGLEVLIERVEGDLRVGRSHRDAPEIDGVVYVEGSSASPGEMVHAAVTGATHYDLTAMCNDGLNEKSPEVQI, encoded by the coding sequence ATGGCAAGAGTTGGTTTGATCAGCCTCGGATGCCCGAAGAACACGGTAGACTCCGAGGAGATACTTGGGGAAGTCGCGTCCGCAGGTCACGTGATCGAATCCGACGCTTCATCGGCGGACGTGCTGATCGTCAATACGTGCGGCTTCATCCAGAGCGCGAAAGAAGAATCGGTAGATGCCGTGCTCGACGCCGTCCGCCTCAAGCAGGACGGCGTGTGCCGCTCGGTGATAGTGACAGGATGTCTCGCCCAGCGGTACGGCGCCGCTCTGTCAGAGGAGATTCCGGAGGCCGATGCGTTCGTCGGCCTTGGGCGCGCCGGCGAGATCTGCAGTATCATCGAGCGCACACTGGGCGGCGATCGCGTTCTGCGGTTGGACCGCCGTGATGCCTGGTGGACAGAGAGCCGGGGCCGCGTCCTTTCGACCGCGCCGTGGACTGCATACCTGCGGATCGCGGACGGTTGCGATAATCGGTGTTCGTACTGCGCGATCCCCGATATCCGGGGGGGCTTTGCCAGCCGCCCGGAGGAGCGCGTCCTCGAGGAGGCGCGGGCTCTGGCGGATCAGGGAGTGCGGGAACTGGTCCTGGTGGCCCAGGATGTCACTCGCTACGGGCTCGATGCGCACGGGAGGCTGACGCTTCCGGGCCTGCTCGATCGGCTGTCGGGGGTTGATGGCGTGGACTGGATACGCCTGCTCTATCTCTATCCGAGCCGAGTGACGGACGAACTGATCGAGACGATCGCCGGTAACGAGAAGGTCTGCAAATACGTGGACATACCGCTCCAGCACTGCGCGGAGAGTGTCCTGCGGGCGATGAACCGGCCGGGAAGCCGGACCGATTACGGCGAGCTTATCGCGAGGATTCGGGACGCCTACCCCGATGTGGCGCTGCGGACGACGTTTATCGTGGGATTCCCCGGCGAGACTGAGGCCGACTTCGAGGAGTTGGCCGATTTTGTTGCAGAGATGCGCTTCGACCGGATGGGAGCGTTCCGGTATTCGATAGAAGACGGCACGCCTGCGGCAGATATGCCCGCGAGGATACCTGCGCGAGTGGCAGAGATCCGCTTGCGCAGGCTGATGACACTCCAGCAGGGGATATCCCTGGAGAGCAACCGCAGGCTTGTCGGTTCGGGGTTAGAGGTGCTGATCGAGCGCGTCGAGGGCGATCTTCGTGTCGGAAGGTCGCATCGGGACGCGCCTGAAATAGATGGAGTTGTATACGTTGAAGGGTCGAGTGCGTCGCCCGGAGAGATGGTCCATGCGGCCGTCACCGGAGCAACGCACTATGATCTTACGGCGATGTGCAACGACGGGTTGAACGAGAAAAGTCCGGAGGTGCAGATATGA